The window CTTCTGATTATCCTGTGGTTGAAAAGGTCTAGTGTAGGACTGATTTGGCAAGTTATTACCATACCCACACTGcctgcattctttggccatgtgcacacgtaacacttataaggtggaatAGCTGGTGTTGAgacttggctcacttgacttgtggctggtcgggctggcgaagctgctgttgtcactTGACTCGTAACCGGTTAagtaggtcgattgaaagtggggcaaaAAGGATTCTAACCCACATTCGGCTTGCGgtacggagtcggattggggtTTGAACTGGTTCCTCTAAAAAACTTGTTTGGCTAACCAAAGGTTTGGAAATTACTTGGCTTTTGCCCAACCCGGGTGACGtcatagccttctctttctctttaaatttatcttccatagtctttgccttgtcgaccatctgagatTAATCTcagatgtccataattgataaAACTGACCCAATCTCAactttaagtcccttctcaaacttcttcatcttgctaacttcccctttcaggtgctctggagcgaaatggaacagatcttcaaaccgttattgataatccaacactgacttggttccttgtaccagtgcagagaactcagcttctttcctgtctcTAAAGCtttctgggaagtagttcttgaagaagacttctttaaattactcccacgtgggattcggatgagcggcttcaagatttgTCTGAGTacccttccaccaggcttcagcctcattctgtagctaaTAACCCGTATATATCAGCTTTTGCACATCCGAACACTCGTGCACGtcgaatgccttctctaaggtgCCAATCCACCATTCCAGCTGCATTGCCTTGAAATTCAACCTGAAAAacacgggtggttggagtttcttgaatatCTCAATTACCTTGgcagtagagttttccgctaagtgttgaggcaccggtggtgggaaaagtatgggacggttaggtggtggaggtggtactgcacgttcatgcatcatggccacaaattgtgtagacatttggcccagcagttcttgttgttgctacatggttcgcatcatagtagtcataAAAACATTCACCTCACCGGCTGCTATACCCGGCTGAGGtgccgcagcagtggcttgagcagccgctggtgcccctggcgaagcagccgatgcttcaaaattttgggccTCGGTTCCATTCGGCAGCTCATCCTTCAGAATAATGcgagggcgtcttcctcgaTGACCGCCTCGAGTATTTCTCGTGTTGACCacggttgcttttctgaaaagagcaacatgttCAATAATCCACTTCTTACCAAGGCCAACAAATAATTCCTAGTTAATACTtgtacatacctattccacagttccagtgaattcatgtagtcataccagcaaggtgtattattacatatattttttgtttattatgaaGTGTTTCTTTTTACTTGTGTTTTGTTCAAGAGTATGTTATGCGAGgttatgctatgcatgacactatataataaattttaaatttttaacaataattcttttaattatgtacCTGTGCCTAACAGGCAAGCAGTTCCAGCTTCTTTCCAGTCATGAATGCCATCATAtgtaggtactctatgtcagtTCTAACCTCCTCGGCTAAGGATAGGTAGAGGACTGGTCCCTTCGGTCCACTATTGTCAGCAAGGGTTAGGAAGAAGACCAACCGGTTCTAGGCTCGGGGTAGTACTTGTCGTATCCGAATTAGTCTCTCTCTTAGTTGCTAATATAGATCATGctgctggggtctccaggcttgaatGAGGTAGTAAGGTCCTGCCAggaagaggttctaagcatcaagtcactatagatacttaattaaaagaattaagtaatCATGTGCAGAagaaataaatgggttggctcgaggtaccttagcatctaCGGGGTTCAGCTTAACTGGACAACCTATTGAATCCTATTCCTGGTAGATCTAGGTTGGGGGTATGGTGGGATCTACATTCCCTAAACCTCATAGATACATAGTACAACATACTTACatacctatgttcaagtttgcatagcatcactccacCTTAGTTCATACACGCATAGTACtaagcacataatattaaatatttatgtacACTCTACTTACATATAGGTATAGGCATAATTATTTATCATCATTCATCTTAAATAAGGAAGGaaatttcctaaaatctctATGCATCCCATTTTACTATGACAACCCACAAACATTACCTTATCTAGTCATAGAtgtattattaattaaatatttttaatttaaatttttattattatttcattattttatttatgaccatatatttgtaaaatttatatttttttgtgtttattaaGTCATTTCTAGGCAAAACTCACAAATTCACACGTTTTCCTGCAAAGATAGCAaaatttcattctctgggcgatgtctctgggcgttgtgtgcatcgcccagagaatcgaggcCCAGTTATAACAGTCTGAGACCTCTCACTATCATTTCATTCTTCCTCTACAGCCTcttaaacacctagggcagagctctAAAGCCTAGTGCGACCTCTTCCACACCAATTCCACCCATTTTCACGGGTCCCCCGCGATCCTACGCGATCTTGGGTAAGACTCTTTAaccttttatcttattttaggtcatttcccatgtCTTTCTTGTCTTAGCTTGGATTTTACAAatttttcttgccctaactatttctattctttcctttttgcagtCCCATGTCTACTAGTCATAGAACGGCAAGGAAATCCATAGCACGCAAGAGCCTACGGTCCTAGAGCGAacattcctcatcttcttctgtgCCACCTACCTCACCAATAGAGGATTCTTCATCAAAGGAGCCGAATtttgatcggttcctatttTCTAGGTACGAGCACTCACGTGATTGGATaaatttaggtccctaaagatcgtgaatgggaggatggtacaggtggatgacttccaccagtacaacttatacactaggttcaacatcctaggttgggcatctatgCTATCGCCCACTGAGCCATTttaccctaacttggttcgatacttttactacaacctagtgccatctggggcacaggagTTTGGGTTAGAGAGCAGGGTTAAGGGAGTGGACATTAGACTTACCACTACCACCTTAGTAGGGATCCTTGGGCTGCCTAACATAGGCGAGAGGTGCTACTATAAGCCCAGGATAGACATTTTagacatgttttccttggagaccaggaggagggtcttcaaggcattgaccgGTTCAGAGAGGACTCCTAAGTCCGAGGCTGCCTATAAGTCCAGTGCCCGgatcattagtagatgtgtttcgtataacatctacccgaagggcagGAACAGAGGCACCATTTCTATGTTAAGGGCCTATATTACTTATTGTCTATtgggagcgggcaaggggggtccagttataaacctcccacATCTACTGCTTTAGGCCATGTTGTATcacgcccaaaacccttctgatgggaaccttccatatgggaagttcctcactttggtcttCAGACACTTTAATGTTCCCTTGGGTGGCGAGTATATGGAGAGGGACAGGTCTACACCCATCTGGACCTGCAGAGCAAGAAGTAAGGAGGACCATCTCTGCAACCCCCAAAACTCCGATCACTATACTGATAGAGGAGGGAGATGACAGTCCACCTTCAGATCCCCCTGAGactgagagggagaagaaaataagagagaaagttGCGGAACTTGAGGTGGCAATCAAAGGTAAGGTTaaggaaaaagatgaagaagacttGGTATTCTTCCCCGAGGGAAAATTCCCTGAAGACTTCAAGTGGAAactggataagttcgacggGTCAAGAGACCCTAGAGCTCATCTCAAGATCTTCGCCACCTTCGGTCGATCGTGGGGACCTTttgagaaccaaatgggacaggcatTCTTGTATTCCTTGGCTGGATCTGTGTTGCGATGGTTAACGCAATTGGATCATACCCAAACTCAATCTTGGGCATCTATGGTACAGGTGTTCATGAAACAGTATTTGTATAATACTGAGATGGATATCACCCGGAGGGAGCTGGAGACTCTAAGGCAAGAACTAAATGAAAAATTCTTGAATTTCATCATGAGATTCAGGGAAAAGGCCACGAAAATGTGGAACCACCCTATAGAGGAAGAACAAGTCGAGATTTTGCTTGAAAACTTGTACGATGAATATCACGaaaagatatactaccagcacatcaagacatttgatgcacTCATAACCATtggaaagaagattgaagataaaaTCTTCAAAGAGAAACAAGCCCAAGGTGTAACCCAAGAGACCACTGGAACCTACTTTGGAAGGAAATATTCAAGGGCAAAGGGAGGGAATGCTATAGGAAGAAGTCACCAAGCAGCAGAAGTACAAGTGGTGACCGCCGGGACCACACCCCACGTGATCCAAGCTGAGCTTGAACTTCCTAAAAGAACTTTCAATTTCGGAGGGATGACACCCACGTTGTTATTTACCAAGCTCAAAAAGGAAGGGATGATCAATTCGGTTCCCCCTAGGCATGTGGATCTAAATAATCCATCCACGTGGTACAAGTCCAATCTCTATTGCTATTATAATGACCAGAAGGGGCATCACACAGATAGATGTATATTCCTCAAGCATGCGATCCCGGATTTGATTGACAAAGGTAAAATTAAACTGCAGGCTAAGCAGTAGCCAAACGTCATTGCAAACCCCTTGCCCACTCATGGGGTGAACATGCTCTAGGAGGATTCCAAACAAAGGGATCCTACTTTGTTGATCAAACCAatcagaaggaagaagaaattgatgaaCGCACTTGCCTACAGAGCAAGTTTGGCAAAAAGAtataaagg is drawn from Telopea speciosissima isolate NSW1024214 ecotype Mountain lineage chromosome 1, Tspe_v1, whole genome shotgun sequence and contains these coding sequences:
- the LOC122650946 gene encoding uncharacterized protein LOC122650946; amino-acid sequence: MGSSSLWSSDTLMFPWVASIWRGTGLHPSGPAEQEVRRTISATPKTPITILIEEGDDSPPSDPPETEREKKIREKVAELEVAIKGKVKEKDEEDLVFFPEGKFPEDFKWKLDKFDGSRDPRAHLKIFATFGRSWGPFENQMGQAFLYSLAGSVLRWLTQLDHTQTQSWASMVQVFMKQYLYNTEMDITRRELETLRQELNEKFLNFIMRFREKATKMWNHPIEEEQVEILLENLYDEYHEKIYYQHIKTFDALITIGKKIEDKIFKEKQAQGVTQETTGTYFGRKYSRAKGGNAIGRSHQAAEVQVVTAGTTPHVIQAELELPKRTFNFGGMTPTLLFTKLKKEGMINSVPPRHVDLNNPSTWYKSNLYCYYNDQKGHHTDRCIFLKHAIPDLIDKGKIKLQAKQ